Within Streptomyces roseirectus, the genomic segment AGCGCCTCGACCTGGTCGTGGGTGACGTACAGGATCGTCACATCCGGCAACTCCCGGTGCAGCCGTGCGAGTTCGGCCAGCATCTCGGAGCGCAGCCGCGCGTCCAGCGCCGACAGCGGCTCGTCGAGCAGCAGCACCTCGGGCCGGATCGCGAGCGCCCGCGCGATCGCGACGCGCTGCTGCTGGCCCCCGGACAACTCCCGTGGCCTGCGCCGCGCGTACGCGCCCATCCCGGTCATCTCCAGCGCCTCACCGACCCGTTGCCGGATCTCCCCCTTGGGCAGCCGGCGCGCCTTCAGCCCGAACGCCACGTTGTCCTCGACCCGCAGGTGCGGGAAGAGCGCGTACTGCTGGACGACCATCCCGATGCCCCGCCGGTGGGGCGGTACGTCGGTCACGTCCCGCTCGCCGAGGAACACCCGCCCCGACGACGGCTGCACGAACCCGGCGACGGCCCGCAGCGCGGTCGTCTTCCCGGACACCGACGGCCCGAGCAGCGCCATCACCTCACCCGGCCCGACGGCGAGATCGAGGGCGTCCAGGACGGTGTTCCCGTCGTAGGCGACGCTCACGGAGTCGAAGCGGATCACGTCAGCACCCCGGGCAGCTCGGCGACGGAACCGAGGACGTGCGTGGCCCCGGCGGCGCGCAGCGCCCGCGCGTCGTGCGCCCCGGTCAGCACCCCCGCGACGAGTCCGGCCCCGGCTCGCACCCCGCTCAGCACGTCGTACGACGTGTCCCCGACGACCGCGACCTGCGAGACGTCCTCGGCGGCCTTCGTCCGCACGAACGCCTCCAGGACCATGTCCGGGTACGGGCGTCCGCGCCCGCCCGCGTCCGCCGGGCACAGAGTGAGCGCGGCGAGACCGCGCCAGCCGAGGGCGTCGAGGAGCGCGTCCTGGGTGACGCGGGCGAAACCGGTGGTGAGGACGACGGTGCGGCCCTGCTCGGTGATGCGCTCGATGGCTTCGCGGGCGCCGGGGAGCGGGGTGACGAGGCCGTCGGCGACGAGGTTGCCGTACGCCTGCTCGAAGGCGGCGTTGGCGCGCTGGGCGGCGATCTCGTCGCCGTAGAGGTGGCGGAAGACGGAGATCTTGGACTCGCCCATCGTGGCCCGCAC encodes:
- a CDS encoding ABC transporter ATP-binding protein; protein product: MIRFDSVSVAYDGNTVLDALDLAVGPGEVMALLGPSVSGKTTALRAVAGFVQPSSGRVFLGERDVTDVPPHRRGIGMVVQQYALFPHLRVEDNVAFGLKARRLPKGEIRQRVGEALEMTGMGAYARRRPRELSGGQQQRVAIARALAIRPEVLLLDEPLSALDARLRSEMLAELARLHRELPDVTILYVTHDQVEALTLADRIAVLDRARLRACGTPRELYRAPGDEFTASFVGGANLLPVSVGSGEVEFAGARLTVDTAGAGTRATLCVRPHLVGLGPGPNQLSGVVREIQWRGATHRLLVEVGGHTVTADVRELGQPPAHGEQVVLHFAPRDAVLLP
- a CDS encoding HAD family hydrolase, whose amino-acid sequence is MNHDTNHDIRLVVLDMAGTTVADGGLVERAFTTALGSDPDHLAHVRATMGESKISVFRHLYGDEIAAQRANAAFEQAYGNLVADGLVTPLPGAREAIERITEQGRTVVLTTGFARVTQDALLDALGWRGLAALTLCPADAGGRGRPYPDMVLEAFVRTKAAEDVSQVAVVGDTSYDVLSGVRAGAGLVAGVLTGAHDARALRAAGATHVLGSVAELPGVLT